GTTCGATTCTCCGTACCCGCATTGGCAATCAACAAAAAACTGCTTAAAAGAGCAGTTTTTTGTTGGCCAGTGCGAGGGCAGGAAGTGCCCTACGGCACTTCCGTGGGGAATCGAACAGCGGAGTCATGTTTTTTATCAAAAAACAGACGAGCTGGTGTCCAGACCGAGGCGAGTGGCGACGAGCCGAGAGTCGCGGAAGATTCCCCGTACTCGCACCAAAATAAAGGTTCCTCGGGGCAAGCCCCGAGGAACCTTCAGATTGGTGTTTAAACAAGCGAGTAAACTGCTAATTTTTTAGATATTCCTTTCCAGCATACTGTCCACCCTCTTTGCGGTGTTAAAGAAAAAAGAAAGAATAAATAATACAACAAACACAAAAAACAGAAATTTTGCAATACCTGTCGCCGCGACTGCGATACCACCAAAGCCGAATAAAGCGGCAATAATCGCGAGTACAAAAAATGTAAGTGACCAAGAAAGCATAGTAGTAGTTGGTTAGTTATTAAATATATTGAGCTTGACTTATGCTACTATACTTCTATTAGCATGAAGA
The sequence above is a segment of the bacterium genome. Coding sequences within it:
- a CDS encoding DUF1328 family protein, yielding MLSWSLTFFVLAIIAALFGFGGIAVAATGIAKFLFFVFVVLFILSFFFNTAKRVDSMLERNI